A genomic window from Flavobacterium phycosphaerae includes:
- the ccoS gene encoding cbb3-type cytochrome oxidase assembly protein CcoS, whose protein sequence is MSVIYLLISISIIVAGVFLYAFLRAVKTGQYDDDYTPSVRMLFDDELVKGSTKPELPNSETENIKTRIKTKII, encoded by the coding sequence ATGAGTGTCATTTATTTATTAATATCCATCAGTATTATCGTAGCAGGAGTGTTTTTATACGCTTTTTTAAGAGCCGTGAAAACGGGTCAGTATGACGATGATTACACCCCATCGGTTCGAATGCTTTTTGACGATGAGTTGGTTAAAGGAAGTACCAAACCGGAGCTTCCAAATTCAGAAACAGAGAATATCAAAACTAGAATAAAAACCAAAATAATTTAA
- the ccoN gene encoding cytochrome-c oxidase, cbb3-type subunit I, whose product MEMQQFYYDNKIVKKFLYASIIFGLVGMLVGLLLAVFFLFPNLTDGVSFLSFGRLRPLHTNAVIFAFVGNAMFAGVYYSLQRLLKARMYSNFLSNLHFWGWQLIIVAAAITLPLGYTTSKEYAELEWPIDIAIALIWVAFGINMIGTIIKRRERHLYVAIWFYIATFVTVAVLHIFNSLELPVSALKSYSVYAGVQDALVQWWYGHNAVAFFLTTPFLGMMYYFVPKAANRPVYSYRLSIIHFWSLIFLYIWAGPHHLLYSCLPDWAQNLGVVFSIMLIAPSWGGMINGLLTLRGVWDKVRTDSVLKFFVVAITGYGMATFEGPMLSLKNVNAIAHFTDWIIAHVHVGALAWNGFLIFGMIYWLIPRLTKTTLYSEKLANFHFWIGTLGIVLYALPMYVAGFTQASMWKQFKPDGTLQYGNFLETVTQIMPMYWMRAIGGSLYLIGMLVLIYNIVKTVKQGSTVEDELAEAPELSKITTGRLKGEKFHPWLERRPIQLTILATVAILIGGIIQIVPTIMVKSNIPTIAAVKPYTPLELQGRDLYIREGCVGCHSQMIRPFRSEVVRYGDYSKSGEYVYDHPFLWGSKRTGPDLHREGGKYNDNWHFNHMWSPQSISPGSIMPAYKWLFDNKAMDYSSTEAKMKVMQTMGVPYTEADITNAKQSIEAQASTIEKNLYNDPDFVKSYEASKAKAVAKGEAFVPMKDREIVALIAYLQRLGTDIKVKNTK is encoded by the coding sequence ATGGAAATGCAACAATTTTATTACGACAACAAAATTGTAAAGAAGTTTCTCTACGCCAGTATCATTTTTGGCTTAGTAGGAATGCTGGTAGGGCTATTATTAGCCGTATTTTTTCTTTTCCCGAACTTAACTGACGGTGTATCGTTTTTAAGCTTCGGTCGATTGAGACCTTTACATACCAATGCGGTAATTTTTGCCTTTGTAGGTAACGCTATGTTTGCCGGAGTGTATTACTCTTTGCAACGTTTACTAAAGGCCAGAATGTACAGTAATTTTTTAAGTAATCTTCACTTCTGGGGATGGCAGTTAATTATCGTTGCGGCGGCTATTACGCTGCCTTTAGGTTACACTACCTCTAAAGAGTACGCCGAATTAGAATGGCCTATTGATATTGCCATCGCTTTAATTTGGGTAGCTTTTGGTATTAACATGATTGGTACCATTATTAAAAGAAGAGAGCGTCATTTATATGTGGCAATTTGGTTTTACATAGCCACTTTTGTTACCGTAGCCGTATTGCATATTTTCAATAGTTTAGAATTACCGGTTTCGGCTTTAAAAAGTTATTCGGTTTATGCCGGAGTACAAGATGCCTTAGTACAATGGTGGTACGGACACAACGCGGTGGCCTTCTTCTTAACCACTCCGTTCTTGGGAATGATGTACTATTTTGTACCCAAAGCGGCTAACCGTCCTGTTTATTCTTATAGATTATCCATCATCCACTTCTGGTCATTGATTTTCCTTTACATCTGGGCAGGACCACACCACTTATTGTATTCTTGTTTACCGGATTGGGCACAAAACTTAGGAGTAGTATTCTCTATTATGTTGATTGCACCATCTTGGGGAGGTATGATTAATGGACTATTAACCTTAAGAGGGGTTTGGGACAAAGTGCGTACGGATTCAGTATTAAAATTCTTCGTAGTAGCAATTACCGGTTATGGTATGGCCACTTTTGAAGGCCCTATGTTATCTCTTAAAAATGTAAATGCTATTGCTCACTTTACCGATTGGATTATTGCTCACGTGCACGTTGGGGCTTTAGCTTGGAACGGATTCTTAATCTTCGGTATGATTTACTGGTTGATTCCACGTTTGACAAAAACTACGCTATATTCTGAAAAACTAGCCAATTTCCATTTCTGGATTGGAACTTTAGGAATTGTATTGTATGCTTTACCAATGTATGTGGCCGGATTTACACAGGCTTCTATGTGGAAACAATTCAAACCGGACGGAACGTTACAATATGGTAACTTCTTAGAAACCGTAACGCAAATTATGCCAATGTATTGGATGAGAGCTATTGGAGGTTCTTTATACTTAATCGGTATGCTTGTATTGATTTACAATATTGTAAAAACAGTAAAACAAGGAAGCACTGTAGAAGATGAATTAGCGGAAGCTCCTGAGTTATCTAAAATTACTACCGGAAGATTGAAAGGTGAAAAATTCCACCCTTGGTTAGAAAGACGTCCTATTCAATTGACCATCTTAGCTACTGTTGCTATCTTAATTGGAGGTATTATTCAAATTGTACCAACCATTATGGTAAAATCAAACATACCAACGATTGCTGCGGTAAAACCTTATACACCGCTTGAATTACAAGGACGTGATTTATACATCCGTGAAGGTTGTGTGGGTTGTCACTCTCAAATGATTCGTCCGTTCCGTTCAGAAGTAGTTCGTTATGGTGATTATTCTAAATCAGGTGAATATGTATACGATCACCCATTCTTATGGGGTTCTAAACGTACCGGTCCGGATTTACACCGTGAAGGAGGTAAGTATAATGACAACTGGCATTTTAACCACATGTGGAGTCCACAAAGTATTTCACCGGGTTCTATTATGCCGGCTTACAAATGGTTGTTTGATAACAAAGCCATGGACTATTCAAGTACAGAAGCAAAAATGAAAGTAATGCAAACCATGGGCGTGCCTTACACAGAAGCTGATATTACTAATGCCAAACAAAGTATCGAAGCTCAAGCTTCAACTATCGAGAAGAATCTTTACAACGATCCTGATTTTGTAAAATCATACGAAGCCAGTAAAGCCAAAGCCGTAGCTAAGGGAGAAGCTTTTGTACCAATGAAAGACAGAGAGATTGTAGCCTTGATTGCATACTTGCAACGTTTAGGAACGGATATCAAAGTAAAAAACACTAAATAG
- a CDS encoding CcoQ/FixQ family Cbb3-type cytochrome c oxidase assembly chaperone: protein MLKFVQHNLESIAGVAIYPIISLLICFTFFVGLFFWVFTYKKEKIQELSELPIKE from the coding sequence ATGTTAAAGTTTGTGCAACATAATTTAGAATCTATTGCCGGAGTAGCAATATATCCTATCATTTCCTTACTGATTTGCTTTACTTTTTTCGTAGGTCTGTTCTTTTGGGTGTTTACCTATAAAAAAGAAAAGATTCAGGAATTGAGCGAGCTTCCTATCAAAGAATAA
- a CDS encoding cbb3-type cytochrome c oxidase N-terminal domain-containing protein, with product MKKLIPVYVRVPLIFASVFAALEYFIDSGDRPAFIKYPMVALFLVVFLFLLVAIEMVISAVDNVTYHMLSEEQKKQLAEAQSVPFTESAFYQSILKKLTRSKSVEQEADVMLDHNYDGIRELDNVLPPWWVYLFYGTIIFAGIYLVRFHIMGDYNQDQEFQTEMNEAKVAVDAYMKTAPDMMSKDKVTLLTDAPSLAAGKTIFQTNCIACHRADGGGQIGPNLTDEFWINGGGIKNVFNTIMEGGRDGKGMVSWKATIKPSDIQKVASYVLSLQGSKPANPKPTEQEAKEWKEEGAATAPAAPAVADSTKVAVK from the coding sequence ATGAAAAAATTAATCCCAGTATATGTCAGAGTACCGTTGATTTTTGCCAGTGTTTTTGCAGCATTGGAATACTTCATCGACTCAGGCGACCGCCCAGCTTTTATCAAATACCCGATGGTAGCTTTGTTTTTAGTAGTATTTCTTTTCTTGCTGGTTGCCATTGAAATGGTCATTAGTGCGGTAGACAATGTGACCTATCACATGTTGTCCGAAGAACAGAAAAAACAATTGGCCGAGGCTCAGTCTGTGCCTTTCACCGAAAGTGCTTTCTACCAAAGTATCTTGAAAAAATTAACCCGTTCTAAAAGCGTTGAACAAGAAGCCGATGTTATGCTAGACCATAACTATGATGGTATTCGCGAGTTAGATAATGTGTTACCACCATGGTGGGTATACTTGTTCTATGGTACGATTATTTTTGCCGGTATTTACTTGGTACGTTTCCACATTATGGGCGATTACAATCAGGATCAGGAATTTCAAACCGAGATGAATGAGGCTAAAGTTGCTGTTGATGCTTATATGAAAACCGCTCCGGATATGATGAGTAAAGACAAAGTAACCTTGTTAACAGATGCTCCTAGTCTAGCAGCCGGTAAAACGATATTCCAAACCAACTGTATTGCTTGTCACCGAGCAGATGGTGGTGGGCAAATCGGGCCGAACCTTACCGATGAGTTTTGGATTAACGGTGGTGGTATTAAAAATGTGTTCAACACCATTATGGAAGGTGGTCGTGACGGTAAAGGAATGGTTTCTTGGAAAGCGACTATCAAGCCATCCGATATTCAAAAAGTAGCTAGTTATGTCCTTTCATTACAAGGTTCAAAACCGGCGAATCCGAAACCTACAGAGCAAGAAGCTAAGGAGTGGAAAGAAGAGGGCGCTGCTACGGCTCCGGCTGCACCAGCAGTGGCTGACAGTACTAAAGTAGCCGTAAAATAA